A stretch of DNA from Clostridium sp. JN-9:
ATTTCTGCTCCATCTGGAACGTCCTTTATATTTTTAATCTTTTTAGAATATACTCCCATAGGCTCTATATGAACCTTTTGAACTGCCACTAAATCAGTACCCTTGCTCTTGTTGAATTCCTGAAGATATGGAACGTGCTGGAAGAAGTTTGCATCTAAATCGCCCTTGTCTAGTGCCGGGTTCAGCAGTGCATAATCATCAAATTCTTTTATTTCTAATGTGTATCCTTCCTTTGCCAAAATAGGTTTAACCTGTTCTAGTATAATAGCATGAGGATTTGATGTAGCTCCTATGGTTATTGTCTTACTGTTTTTTGATGAATTACCGCATCCAGTTAATAGTACTGATCCAGCTAATAGTGTTGTTAATAGTGTTGCTAATTTTTTCATAATTAATAGCCTCCCTAAACTTCATATTTTTTAATTTATATATCCTTATTTTAGTTTTTTGTATATCCAATCCCCAAAAATCTGAATGGCCTCAACTAAAATAATTAAAATAATTACTGTATAAAGTATCATTTCATTATTAAATCTCTGATAGCCTATTGATATAGCCACATATCCAAGGCCTTGAGCTCCGAGTGCCCCTGCCATAGCCGTATACCCAATGATTAATATTAATGATAGCGTTATTCCTCTAATAATAGAGGGTACAGCTTCTTTTATCATAACTTTGAAAATTATCTGCATATCACTGGCACCAAATGATTTTGCAGCTTCAATGATTCCCTTGTCCACTTCTTTTAGTGAACTCTCTATTACTCTTGCAACAAATGGTGCTGATCCTATAGTTAATGGAACAATAGCTGCAGTATTCCCTATGCTTTTTCCAACAATCAGCCTTGTAAGCGGCATTACAGCAAGAATTAATATGATAAATGGAAATGATCTAAAAACATTTACTATGATATCTAAAACTCTATAAATTACTTTATTAGGTCTAAGGCCATTTTTATCAGTTAATATTAATGCAATTGCCAGTATAAAACCAATTATAACTGAAAAAAATGTGGACCATCCTACCATATAAACTGTATCTATTATCCCCTGTAATAAATATTTGTTCCAGGCTTCTGCAAAACTAATCATTTTTTATTACCTCCCAGCAGACTTTTCTTTTATTAAGGTAATCAGAAACTGATTTATACTTGCTGTCCTCAATATTTATTACAAGACTCCCAAGCACATCATCTCTAAACCTTTCAAGTTTACCCCATACTATAGAGAAATCTATATTTAAATTCCTTGCCATGGAAGTTATAATACTTTGCTCAGACATTTCCTTTGGAAAATATATTCTTATGTTAGTACCTTCTGATGGAAGTATTTCTTCTTCTGAAATTAATTTTCTCAAAGCCTTAGGCTGTTTCAAAAACAGTTCATTAACTTCACCCTGAGCTGCAATAGCCCCTGCATCTAAAATAGCCATCCTGCTGCATATTTCTCTGACTACTTCCATTTGATGAGTTACAATTACAATAGTAATTCCTAGGTTCTCATTAATTTCCCTTAAAAGTGTTAAAATTGATTTTGTAGTGTTAGGATCTAATGCTGAGGTTGCCTCATCGCATAACAGTATCTTTGGTTCTAATGCCAAAGCCCTGGCAATAGCTACCCTTTGCTTTTGCCCGCCGCTTAATTCTTTTGGCCTTGAAAAAATCTTGTCCTCTAAGTGAACTATTTTTAAAAGTTTTTCTACTATTTCTTTTATTTGTTTTTTATCATAACCCCATACCTGTAAAGGAAGGGCAATGTTATCATATACATTTTTCCTCTCTAAGAGACTGAAATGCTGAAAAATCATTCCTAGATCCTTCCTGAATTCTCTAAGTTCCCTGTTTTTAAGTGTATTAACTTCCTTTCCCATAACCATAACGCTTCCGCTGTCATAGCTTTCAAGACCGTTTATACATCTTAACAATGTGGATTTGCCTGCTCCGCTATGCCCAATTAATCCAAAAATTTCGCCCTGTTTTATTTCGAGATTTACAGACTTTAAAATATGCTCATTTGAAAAAAACTTATCTACATTTGTTATGCTGATCAAACCTTTACCCCCTCTTTTAAAATACTGAAATATGAATATTACGCTAAAAAAAATAAACCCCAAGGAAACCTGGGGTTAAAACGCAATTGGTTCCTCATCTTTCAGCCTTCGCTGCTGGATTTAGCACCGCTATACAAATATATGTATCGGTTGCTGGGTTTCATAGGGCCAGTCCCTCCGCCACTCTTGATAAGTTGAAAAATATTAACTTTAGAAAATATAATATCAAAACTTTACTAATGTGTCAATACTTTTATTAAATATTTATTAATTTCATTGATTATGCTTATATAATACCATAAAATTATAATTGAAAATAGCTATTAACTAAGTATTAGTGTTAAAATATAATAATGTACTTTGCAAATCATTTAATTTTGGAGGTAAAAAATGTTACTTAATTTAAACGAATTTTTAACATCAGTTTCCTTTGCGCTGGATTTTGTAGAAATGGACATTTTAGGTATGACTTCAAACCATGGCAAGAGAACTGCTTATATAAGTATTAAAATTGCAGAACAGCTAAATTTTGGAACAGATGAACTTAAGGATATTTCTGCTCTTGCAATTTTACATGATAATGGAATAAGTTACAGTGGTCTAGGTGATGATCTGTCCAATATGGACTCTCAAAACTTAGATATGTTTGAAAAAAACAAATGGCATTGCATTGTAGGAGAGAAGAACATCATTACATATCCTTTTAATACAAATGTTACTAATGTTATAAAATATCATCATGAAAAATATGATGGTACTGGATTCTTCAAATTGAAGGGGAATGAAATTCCTTTAATGTCACAAATTATAGCATTGGCTGATAGAATTGAAAGCAGATTTGATATTAAAAACAATGAGCTTAATATGCAGAAAGATATTTTATCATTTGCAGAATCTAAAAAGGAAAAGGATTTTTCTTCAAAAATAGTAGATGCCTTTTTAAGGGTTACTGAGAATAAGAAATTTTGGGAGGATCTGAAAGACCCATGCATTAATACTGTATTAAGGGAAAGCCTTCCTGATAATACTTTGGATTTAACCTTTAACCAAATACATGAAATTACAAAAGTTTTCTCAGAAATAATAGATTCAAAGTCACGATATACAAGACGTCATTCAAAAGATTTGTCAATAAAGGCAGGTATTATGGCAGACTTTTATAAATATAAGCCTGAGGAAAAGATGAAGCTTATTATAGCAGCAGATCTTCACGATATTGGAAAGCTTGCAGTTCCAAACACCATTTTAGATAGTCCAAACAAACTTAGTGATGGTGAGTTTCAAGTAGTTAAAAAGCATCCTTACTATACAAGAGTTGTTCTTGAGCAGATTAAGGGCTTCGAAGAAATTACAAACTGGGCTGCTAATCATCATGAAAAGCTAAATGGCATGGGATATCCTTACGGACTTACCGCAAAGGATCTGGATTTTAATTCACGATTAATGGGCTGCCTTGATATATATGAAGCACTTACAGAAGAGCGTCCATACAGAAAATCTCTTTCTCATAAGGAAGCAATGGACATACTCTATGATATGAGTCATAATGGCTTTGTTGATGAATCT
This window harbors:
- a CDS encoding HD domain-containing phosphohydrolase; its protein translation is MLLNLNEFLTSVSFALDFVEMDILGMTSNHGKRTAYISIKIAEQLNFGTDELKDISALAILHDNGISYSGLGDDLSNMDSQNLDMFEKNKWHCIVGEKNIITYPFNTNVTNVIKYHHEKYDGTGFFKLKGNEIPLMSQIIALADRIESRFDIKNNELNMQKDILSFAESKKEKDFSSKIVDAFLRVTENKKFWEDLKDPCINTVLRESLPDNTLDLTFNQIHEITKVFSEIIDSKSRYTRRHSKDLSIKAGIMADFYKYKPEEKMKLIIAADLHDIGKLAVPNTILDSPNKLSDGEFQVVKKHPYYTRVVLEQIKGFEEITNWAANHHEKLNGMGYPYGLTAKDLDFNSRLMGCLDIYEALTEERPYRKSLSHKEAMDILYDMSHNGFVDESITKDIDKALI
- a CDS encoding methionine ABC transporter ATP-binding protein produces the protein MISITNVDKFFSNEHILKSVNLEIKQGEIFGLIGHSGAGKSTLLRCINGLESYDSGSVMVMGKEVNTLKNRELREFRKDLGMIFQHFSLLERKNVYDNIALPLQVWGYDKKQIKEIVEKLLKIVHLEDKIFSRPKELSGGQKQRVAIARALALEPKILLCDEATSALDPNTTKSILTLLREINENLGITIVIVTHQMEVVREICSRMAILDAGAIAAQGEVNELFLKQPKALRKLISEEEILPSEGTNIRIYFPKEMSEQSIITSMARNLNIDFSIVWGKLERFRDDVLGSLVINIEDSKYKSVSDYLNKRKVCWEVIKND
- a CDS encoding methionine ABC transporter permease, with the translated sequence MISFAEAWNKYLLQGIIDTVYMVGWSTFFSVIIGFILAIALILTDKNGLRPNKVIYRVLDIIVNVFRSFPFIILILAVMPLTRLIVGKSIGNTAAIVPLTIGSAPFVARVIESSLKEVDKGIIEAAKSFGASDMQIIFKVMIKEAVPSIIRGITLSLILIIGYTAMAGALGAQGLGYVAISIGYQRFNNEMILYTVIILIILVEAIQIFGDWIYKKLK